The Gymnodinialimonas sp. 57CJ19 genome includes a window with the following:
- a CDS encoding indolepyruvate ferredoxin oxidoreductase family protein, which translates to MGVQQVSLNDKFDLSKSQVLLNGTQAMVRLMLMQKERDRAAGLNTAGFVSGYRGSPVGGVDLQMTRSEKVLSANDVTFKPGLNEDLAATAHWGAQTAELRGEGKFDGVFGLWYGKGPGVDRTGDVMRHANMAGTSKHGGVIMAMGDDHIGESSTVCHQSDWAMVDVHMPVLNPAGVQEILDYGIYAYALSRYAGVWVGLKCVKDNVEATAVVDGRPDRMQFVEPDFEMPEGGLNIRLGDHWIPQEERLLEHKRHAAEAFAHANKIDKRVHGRAGAKIGFVAAGKNWLDLISSMEALGIDDAAAEAMGITTYKVGQVWPLDMRGFHDWADGLDLIVVIEEKRKLIEVQVKEAIFDDRRGRRVYGYKDGKGNTLFPTHFALDPADIAVKLGEILIDEGCATDRVRAGMATVEEARRASNAPDLAKRTPWFCSGCPHNSSTKVPEGSRAGAGIGCHFMAKWMDRETEAYTHMGGEGVNWLGESLFSTREHMFQNLGEGTYNHSGVLAIRAALAAGTNITYKILFNDAVAMTGGQDNEGDLDPARIAHEIKAMGVENIALVYDAKEEIDFAAFPKGLARFERADLMKVQEEFRHHKGVSAIIYVQTCAAEKRRRRKRGTFPDIDKRVFINTDVCEGCGDCGVQSNCVSIVPVETELGRKRAIDQSTCNKDFSCVNGFCPSFVTLEGAAIRKEASASVDLTGLPDPELPEINGTHNMLVTGVGGTGVVTIGAVMAQAAQLDGKGVGMIEMAGLAQKGGAVAIHLRLANRPEDISAIRVGAGEADAVIGGDLVVTGGAKTLAQMKTGRTGAVVNSHEITTGDFTLNTEFTIPGKDLEVALQARLREKLVLFDATELARVLLGDSIFSNMMTFGAAWQAGIVPLSLDAIMTAITMNGAAVEANKQAFEMGRWAAVNPDKVQGLIAPNVVALPKTLEEKISYRESHLVAYQNKRLARRFRKLADTVEDRRLKEAVAKGYHKLLAYKDEYEVARLHLETEAKARETLTGDFKMTYHLAPPMLPGRDSAGRPKKRNFGPWVGGVYKLLAKMKGLRGTPLDVFGYAAERRRERQLIKQYEADMAAWLPKASAAKMDALVALAELPLSIRGFGPVKDKNAEKAGKRREELLVALSDTGGHARAAE; encoded by the coding sequence ATGGGAGTGCAACAAGTCTCGCTTAACGACAAATTTGATCTGTCGAAGTCTCAGGTATTGCTGAACGGCACCCAGGCGATGGTGCGCCTGATGCTGATGCAGAAGGAACGCGACCGGGCCGCCGGGTTGAATACGGCGGGCTTCGTCAGCGGCTATCGCGGCTCCCCCGTGGGTGGGGTGGATCTGCAAATGACGCGGTCGGAAAAGGTGCTGAGCGCCAACGACGTCACCTTCAAGCCGGGCCTGAACGAAGACCTTGCCGCCACCGCCCATTGGGGCGCGCAAACCGCAGAGCTGCGCGGCGAGGGCAAGTTCGATGGTGTCTTTGGCCTTTGGTACGGCAAAGGCCCCGGCGTGGACCGTACCGGCGACGTAATGCGCCACGCCAATATGGCGGGCACTTCGAAGCATGGCGGCGTCATCATGGCGATGGGTGATGACCACATCGGCGAAAGCTCGACCGTGTGTCACCAATCCGATTGGGCGATGGTGGATGTGCATATGCCCGTCCTGAACCCTGCGGGTGTGCAGGAAATTCTGGACTACGGCATCTATGCCTATGCACTCAGCCGCTATGCGGGCGTTTGGGTGGGCCTCAAGTGCGTGAAAGATAACGTCGAGGCCACGGCGGTCGTCGATGGACGGCCCGATCGGATGCAGTTTGTAGAGCCTGATTTCGAGATGCCTGAGGGCGGGTTGAACATTCGCCTTGGGGATCATTGGATTCCGCAAGAAGAACGGCTTCTGGAACACAAACGCCACGCGGCAGAGGCCTTTGCCCACGCCAACAAGATCGACAAGCGCGTCCACGGGCGCGCGGGGGCGAAGATTGGCTTTGTGGCCGCCGGTAAGAACTGGCTCGATCTGATTTCTTCGATGGAGGCGCTTGGGATTGACGATGCGGCTGCCGAGGCGATGGGGATCACCACCTATAAGGTCGGCCAAGTCTGGCCGCTGGATATGCGTGGGTTCCACGATTGGGCCGATGGGCTCGACCTGATCGTTGTGATCGAGGAAAAGCGCAAACTGATCGAAGTGCAGGTGAAAGAGGCGATCTTCGACGATCGCCGGGGGCGCCGCGTTTACGGCTACAAGGACGGCAAGGGCAACACGCTGTTCCCCACCCATTTCGCGCTGGACCCGGCCGATATCGCCGTCAAACTGGGCGAGATCCTGATCGACGAAGGCTGCGCCACGGACCGCGTGCGGGCGGGCATGGCGACGGTGGAAGAGGCACGCCGCGCGTCCAATGCGCCGGATTTGGCGAAGCGGACGCCTTGGTTCTGCTCGGGCTGCCCGCACAACTCCTCCACCAAAGTGCCCGAGGGCTCGCGCGCGGGGGCGGGGATCGGCTGCCACTTCATGGCCAAATGGATGGACCGAGAGACCGAAGCCTACACCCACATGGGCGGCGAAGGGGTGAACTGGTTGGGCGAAAGCCTGTTCTCGACCCGTGAACATATGTTCCAGAACCTGGGCGAAGGCACCTACAACCACTCGGGCGTATTGGCGATCCGGGCGGCTTTGGCGGCGGGCACCAACATCACCTACAAGATCCTGTTCAACGACGCCGTCGCCATGACCGGCGGGCAGGATAATGAGGGCGATCTGGACCCGGCCCGCATCGCCCATGAGATCAAGGCCATGGGCGTGGAAAACATCGCGCTGGTCTATGACGCCAAGGAAGAGATTGATTTCGCGGCGTTCCCCAAGGGCCTGGCCCGGTTCGAGCGGGCCGATCTGATGAAAGTGCAAGAGGAATTCCGCCACCACAAAGGCGTGTCGGCGATCATCTATGTGCAGACCTGTGCTGCCGAAAAGCGCCGCCGCCGCAAGCGTGGCACCTTCCCCGATATCGACAAGCGCGTGTTCATCAACACCGATGTCTGCGAGGGCTGCGGCGATTGCGGGGTGCAGTCGAACTGCGTCTCTATCGTGCCGGTGGAAACGGAACTGGGCCGAAAACGGGCGATCGACCAATCCACCTGCAACAAGGACTTCTCCTGTGTAAATGGCTTCTGCCCGTCGTTTGTGACTTTGGAAGGGGCGGCAATCCGCAAGGAAGCCTCGGCCTCGGTTGATCTGACGGGGCTGCCTGACCCAGAGCTGCCCGAGATCAACGGCACCCACAATATGCTGGTGACCGGCGTGGGCGGCACGGGCGTTGTGACCATCGGGGCGGTGATGGCGCAGGCCGCGCAGTTGGACGGCAAAGGCGTGGGCATGATCGAGATGGCGGGGCTGGCCCAGAAGGGCGGCGCTGTGGCGATCCACCTGCGGCTGGCCAATCGGCCTGAGGATATCTCGGCCATTCGCGTCGGCGCAGGCGAAGCCGATGCGGTGATTGGCGGCGATCTGGTGGTCACAGGCGGGGCCAAAACGCTGGCTCAGATGAAAACGGGCCGGACGGGGGCGGTGGTGAACAGCCACGAGATCACCACCGGAGATTTCACCCTGAACACCGAATTCACCATTCCCGGCAAAGACCTGGAAGTGGCCCTTCAGGCGCGCTTGCGTGAAAAGCTGGTGTTGTTTGATGCCACTGAACTGGCCCGGGTTTTGCTGGGGGATTCGATTTTCTCCAACATGATGACCTTCGGCGCGGCTTGGCAGGCGGGGATTGTGCCCCTGAGCCTTGATGCGATCATGACCGCGATCACCATGAACGGTGCAGCGGTTGAGGCCAACAAACAAGCCTTTGAAATGGGCCGTTGGGCGGCTGTGAACCCTGACAAGGTGCAGGGGTTGATTGCGCCCAATGTCGTTGCTCTGCCGAAAACCCTGGAAGAGAAGATCAGCTACAGAGAGAGCCATCTGGTGGCCTATCAGAACAAGCGTCTGGCCAGGCGGTTCCGCAAATTGGCGGATACCGTAGAGGACCGCCGCCTGAAGGAAGCGGTGGCGAAGGGCTACCATAAGCTATTGGCCTATAAGGATGAATACGAGGTCGCCCGTCTGCACTTGGAGACAGAAGCCAAGGCCCGCGAAACCCTGACGGGGGATTTCAAGATGACTTATCATCTGGCCCCGCCGATGCTGCCGGGGCGCGATAGCGCTGGCAGGCCGAAAAAGCGCAACTTTGGCCCTTGGGTCGGCGGTGTCTACAAGCTTCTGGCGAAAATGAAGGGTCTGCGCGGCACGCCGCTGGATGTGTTCGGCTATGCCGCCGAGCGGCGAAGGGAGCGCCAGCTTATCAAGCAATATGAGGCGGATATGGCGGCATGGTTGCCCAAGGCGAGCGCTGCCAAGATGGATGCGCTGGTGGCCTTGGCGGAGTTGCCATTGTCCATCCGTGGTTTTGGTCCGGTCAAGGACAAGAATGCCGAGAAGGCTGGAAAGCGACGGGAAGAGTTGCTGGTGGCGCTATCGGACACGGGCGGGCACGCGCGCGCGGCGGAATAA
- a CDS encoding sulfite exporter TauE/SafE family protein translates to MPELAEFLPMLALILAIGALAGVIAGLLGVGGGIVLVPAFFFAFEGLGYGPDGLMQICLATSLATIVVTSVRSVLGHHKRGAVDWNILKAWGPGIAVGAALGVVAASGLRNEVLMAIFGVLGLAVGLYMAFGRAEWRLGAQMPGRAGTIATSPVIGFLSVLMGIGGGSFGVPMMTLYGVPIHRAVATAAGFGVIIAVPAVIGFLLTPGEAAGRPPFTVGQVNIVAFVSVVAMTLITAPLGVKLAHAMDPKPLKRVFAVFIMVMALNMLRKALGF, encoded by the coding sequence ATGCCGGAACTTGCTGAATTTTTGCCGATGTTGGCGCTGATCCTGGCGATCGGCGCATTGGCCGGTGTGATTGCGGGTCTGTTGGGGGTCGGCGGCGGCATCGTGCTGGTGCCGGCGTTTTTCTTTGCGTTTGAGGGGCTTGGCTATGGTCCTGACGGGTTGATGCAGATTTGCCTGGCGACGTCATTGGCGACAATTGTGGTGACGTCGGTGCGTTCGGTCTTGGGCCACCACAAGCGCGGCGCGGTGGATTGGAACATTCTGAAAGCATGGGGCCCCGGCATTGCTGTGGGGGCCGCATTGGGCGTTGTGGCGGCCAGCGGGCTGCGCAACGAGGTCTTGATGGCGATCTTCGGCGTGCTTGGGTTGGCGGTTGGGCTGTACATGGCCTTTGGCCGGGCCGAGTGGCGCTTGGGCGCGCAGATGCCGGGGCGGGCGGGGACCATTGCGACCTCTCCGGTCATCGGGTTTCTATCGGTGTTGATGGGGATTGGCGGCGGATCGTTCGGGGTGCCGATGATGACGCTTTATGGTGTGCCGATCCACCGGGCGGTGGCCACGGCGGCGGGCTTTGGCGTGATTATCGCGGTGCCAGCGGTCATTGGCTTTCTGCTGACACCGGGAGAGGCGGCGGGACGTCCGCCGTTCACCGTGGGGCAGGTCAATATCGTGGCCTTTGTGTCGGTTGTGGCCATGACGCTGATCACCGCGCCGTTGGGAGTGAAGCTGGCCCATGCGATGGACCCCAAGCCCCTGAAGCGGGTCTTTGCGGTGTTCATCATGGTGATGGCCCTGAACATGCTGCGCAAGGCGCTTGGGTTCTAG
- a CDS encoding DUF1289 domain-containing protein: MSDKVWKRDEVQSPCVNICVIHREARLCTGCLRTIDEITQWSRLTDEARAEVIAALPARQSKLSVRRGGRAARLARNTGNS; the protein is encoded by the coding sequence ATGAGCGACAAGGTTTGGAAACGTGACGAGGTGCAATCGCCCTGCGTCAACATCTGCGTAATCCACCGCGAGGCGCGGCTTTGCACCGGCTGCCTGCGTACCATCGACGAGATCACCCAATGGAGCCGTCTCACCGATGAGGCGCGCGCCGAGGTGATCGCCGCCCTGCCCGCGCGTCAGTCCAAACTCTCGGTGCGCCGCGGTGGCCGCGCCGCCCGATTGGCCCGCAACACAGGCAATTCCTAG
- the ruvX gene encoding Holliday junction resolvase RuvX, with translation MIYPELSDLVPLLPPMRGLMGLDLGTKTIGVALSDRLLTSASALETVKRKKFGVDADALAALIAKHEICGIVLGLPRNMDGSEGPRAQATRAFALNLSRRPDFAELPITFWDERLSTVAAERALIEADTTRKRRSEVIDAVAASYILQGALDRMRHLRAGI, from the coding sequence ATGATCTACCCCGAGCTCTCTGACCTCGTCCCGCTCCTGCCGCCGATGCGCGGGCTCATGGGCCTTGATCTGGGGACCAAGACCATCGGCGTGGCCCTTTCCGATCGCCTGCTGACGTCGGCCAGCGCCTTGGAAACCGTGAAGCGCAAAAAGTTTGGCGTCGATGCCGATGCCTTGGCCGCGCTGATCGCCAAGCACGAGATTTGCGGCATCGTTCTGGGCCTGCCCCGCAATATGGATGGCTCCGAAGGCCCAAGGGCGCAGGCCACCCGTGCCTTCGCCCTCAACCTGTCGCGCCGTCCAGACTTTGCCGAGCTTCCGATCACCTTCTGGGATGAACGCCTCAGCACCGTTGCCGCTGAACGCGCCTTGATCGAGGCGGATACGACCCGCAAACGTCGCTCCGAGGTGATCGACGCCGTCGCCGCCAGCTATATCCTGCAAGGGGCGCTGGATCGCATGCGTCACCTGAGGGCCGGGATATGA
- the ccmI gene encoding c-type cytochrome biogenesis protein CcmI produces MAFWIAAGFISLGVAAIVYLAARRPVQVQSPTAAYDLKIYRDQLTELDRDLARGTLSEDEATRARTEVSRRILDADRALQKARAGAREGGLGTVPIIIGLAAMVAGAGLLYAELGAPGYPDMPLQPRIAMIEQTRENRPSQAAAEQQLPPAPLPEADPDRVALVTQLRQVMAERPDDAQGLTLLAANEAMLGNFTAAHTAQTQLIALLGEEAATGRHYIDLAEMLIFAAGGYVSPEAEQALRQGLALEPGDGIGRYYAGEMYAQQGRPDLALPIWSSLLANSRAQAPWVRPIRQQIEAVAFAAGVDLDPALLIPAPASNGPTADDVAAMEDLSPEDQQAMIASMVESLATRLGTEGGPAEDWARLITAYGVLGRVNAAQIVHDDAQTTFADAPEALAMIDAAFRAAMARIGSE; encoded by the coding sequence ATGGCGTTTTGGATTGCAGCGGGCTTTATCAGCCTGGGGGTGGCGGCCATCGTCTATTTGGCGGCGCGGCGCCCCGTTCAGGTACAATCGCCCACGGCGGCCTATGACCTGAAGATCTACCGCGATCAGCTCACCGAGTTGGACCGCGATCTGGCCCGTGGCACCCTGTCCGAGGATGAAGCGACCCGTGCCCGCACCGAAGTCAGCCGCCGTATTCTGGACGCAGACCGCGCGTTGCAAAAGGCCCGCGCCGGGGCTCGCGAAGGCGGGCTTGGCACCGTCCCCATCATCATCGGTCTGGCGGCCATGGTCGCAGGCGCCGGGCTGCTTTACGCGGAACTCGGCGCGCCGGGCTATCCCGACATGCCCCTGCAACCGCGCATCGCGATGATCGAGCAGACCCGCGAAAACCGCCCCTCCCAAGCCGCCGCCGAACAACAGCTGCCTCCGGCGCCGCTCCCCGAGGCAGACCCCGACCGTGTGGCGCTGGTCACCCAGTTGCGCCAGGTGATGGCCGAGCGCCCCGACGACGCCCAAGGCTTGACCCTTCTGGCCGCGAATGAGGCGATGCTGGGCAATTTCACCGCCGCCCATACCGCCCAGACCCAACTGATCGCGCTTCTGGGCGAAGAGGCCGCCACGGGCCGTCACTACATTGATCTGGCCGAGATGTTGATCTTCGCCGCCGGCGGCTATGTCTCCCCCGAAGCCGAGCAAGCCCTGCGCCAAGGTCTGGCGCTGGAACCCGGTGACGGCATCGGCCGCTATTACGCCGGAGAGATGTACGCCCAACAAGGCCGTCCCGATCTGGCCCTGCCGATCTGGTCTTCGCTTCTGGCCAACTCACGGGCCCAGGCCCCTTGGGTGCGCCCGATCCGGCAACAGATTGAAGCCGTGGCCTTTGCCGCTGGCGTCGATCTGGACCCTGCCCTTCTGATCCCGGCTCCGGCCTCCAACGGCCCGACTGCCGATGACGTCGCCGCCATGGAGGACCTTTCGCCCGAGGATCAACAGGCGATGATCGCCTCGATGGTCGAAAGCCTCGCCACGCGCCTGGGAACCGAAGGTGGCCCGGCTGAGGATTGGGCCCGCCTGATCACCGCATACGGCGTCTTGGGCCGGGTCAACGCGGCGCAGATCGTCCATGACGACGCGCAAACGACCTTCGCCGATGCGCCCGAGGCGCTGGCAATGATCGACGCCGCCTTCCGCGCGGCCATGGCCCGGATCGGTTCCGAATGA
- a CDS encoding sarcosine oxidase subunit beta family protein, whose translation MRKYSAFAIAKEAFRHHAGWERAWRSPKPKAAYDVVIVGAGGHGLATAYYLGKNFGITNVAVIEKGWLGGGNTGRNTTIIRSNYLQDPSAAIYEKARSLYETLSQDLNYNIMFSPRGVIMLAQTHHEVRGYLRTAQANALQGVETRFIDKHEVKKLVPIMNIEGPRYPVLGGLWQPRGGTARHDAVAWGYARACSDMGMDIIQQTEVTGVRVEGGAVQGVETSQGFIGCKKLGGVVAGHSSVLAEMAGFRLPMESVALQALVSEPIKPCMDVVVMANTVHGYLSQSDKGEMVIGGGTDGHNNYTQRGSFHHVEETVRSLIETFPMLSRLKMLRQWGGIVDVTGDRSPILSKTPVEGMFMNCGWGTGGFKAIPGSGWGFAELMAKGHSPLTAEFGMERFREGRFIDESVAAGVAH comes from the coding sequence ATGCGTAAATATTCCGCCTTTGCCATCGCCAAAGAAGCTTTTCGCCACCACGCAGGGTGGGAGCGTGCCTGGCGTTCGCCCAAGCCCAAGGCCGCCTATGATGTGGTGATTGTAGGGGCGGGTGGCCACGGTTTGGCGACGGCCTACTACTTGGGCAAGAACTTCGGCATCACCAATGTCGCGGTGATCGAAAAGGGCTGGCTCGGCGGCGGCAACACGGGCCGCAACACCACGATCATCCGGTCGAACTACCTGCAAGATCCGTCTGCCGCGATTTACGAGAAGGCGCGCTCGCTCTACGAAACATTGAGCCAGGACCTGAACTACAACATCATGTTCAGCCCCCGCGGCGTGATCATGCTGGCCCAGACCCACCATGAGGTGCGCGGCTATCTGCGCACGGCGCAGGCCAATGCTTTGCAGGGCGTTGAGACACGCTTCATCGACAAGCACGAGGTCAAGAAACTTGTGCCGATCATGAATATCGAAGGGCCGCGCTATCCGGTTCTGGGCGGGCTCTGGCAGCCGCGCGGCGGCACGGCACGCCATGACGCGGTGGCTTGGGGCTATGCGCGGGCGTGCTCGGACATGGGCATGGACATCATCCAGCAGACCGAGGTGACAGGCGTCCGGGTTGAGGGCGGCGCGGTGCAAGGGGTTGAGACCTCTCAAGGCTTCATCGGCTGCAAGAAGCTTGGCGGCGTGGTCGCGGGCCACTCCTCGGTGCTGGCCGAGATGGCGGGCTTCCGTCTGCCGATGGAATCCGTCGCGCTTCAGGCGTTGGTTTCCGAGCCGATCAAACCCTGCATGGACGTGGTCGTCATGGCCAACACCGTCCACGGCTACCTGTCCCAGTCCGACAAGGGCGAGATGGTGATTGGCGGCGGCACCGACGGGCACAACAACTACACCCAGCGCGGGTCGTTCCACCACGTGGAGGAAACCGTGCGCTCGTTGATCGAGACCTTCCCGATGCTGTCGCGCCTGAAGATGCTGCGCCAGTGGGGGGGGATCGTGGATGTAACGGGTGACCGCTCTCCGATCCTGTCGAAAACGCCAGTCGAGGGCATGTTCATGAACTGCGGTTGGGGCACGGGGGGCTTCAAGGCAATCCCGGGTTCCGGCTGGGGTTTTGCGGAACTGATGGCCAAGGGGCATTCGCCGCTGACCGCCGAATTCGGCATGGAGCGTTTCCGCGAGGGGCGGTTCATCGACGAAAGCGTTGCGGCGGGCGTGGCGCACTAG
- a CDS encoding sarcosine oxidase subunit delta translates to MLTLTCPVCGVAACETELAPGGEAHLKRFGPGSTDDQFEEYMFMRPNTKGVHFERWRHAAGCGKWFLAARDTATLEVFGTYSAQTLAPPADLIAKIQSKRPGWSFPQ, encoded by the coding sequence ATGCTGACCCTCACCTGTCCTGTCTGCGGCGTGGCCGCCTGCGAAACCGAGCTTGCCCCCGGCGGTGAAGCACATCTGAAGCGCTTCGGGCCTGGCTCGACCGATGACCAGTTCGAAGAATACATGTTCATGCGCCCCAACACCAAGGGCGTGCATTTCGAACGGTGGCGTCACGCGGCCGGTTGCGGAAAATGGTTTCTTGCCGCCCGTGATACCGCCACGTTGGAGGTCTTCGGCACCTATTCCGCGCAGACCCTTGCGCCGCCCGCTGATCTGATCGCCAAAATCCAAAGCAAACGCCCCGGTTGGAGCTTCCCCCAATGA